In Afipia sp. GAS231, a single window of DNA contains:
- a CDS encoding GntP family permease translates to MSAYIVELLGILIALGLLIFLAFRGYTLLLAAPAAAIVAAAFSGEPLLAKWTLTFMQATGRFITNFFPLFLLGGVFGKLMDDSGAALSVARSMTERLGEKRAVMAVVLACSLLTYGGVSLFVVAFAVFPVAAALFRQAGVPHRLIPPAIALGAFTFTMTALPGTPAIQNAIPMAYFGTTLFAAPVLGVIASASILGFGLWWLRLIEARARRAGEGYSTEKPATADDQLVRERAANADNFDIAELPHGHRSEELPSFALSVAPILIVLVVNLLMSLFVLPRAYTGYLAEPRFGGTSLSAVSGAWSVVTALAIASLILAVIHHKRLPELRKTLDAGANASVLPVLNTASLVGFGAVVAALPAFAVVRDGFLAVPGGPLVSIAVAANVMGGITGSASGGLAITLNSLGETYAQLAASMGIHPELMHRVAAISSGALAMLPHNGAVVTLLAICGATQRGSYREIMMVGLVGPLIALTAVIALGKLFGAF, encoded by the coding sequence ATGAGTGCTTACATCGTTGAACTGCTCGGCATCCTGATCGCTCTCGGTCTGCTCATCTTCCTCGCCTTTCGAGGCTACACGCTGCTGTTGGCGGCACCGGCGGCGGCGATCGTGGCCGCCGCATTCTCTGGAGAGCCGCTCCTCGCCAAATGGACGCTGACCTTCATGCAGGCTACGGGGCGTTTCATCACAAATTTCTTCCCGCTCTTTCTGCTCGGAGGCGTATTTGGCAAGCTCATGGATGACAGCGGTGCAGCGCTTTCCGTCGCCCGCAGCATGACCGAGCGTCTGGGAGAGAAGCGAGCCGTCATGGCGGTGGTGTTGGCCTGTTCCCTGCTCACTTATGGTGGCGTCAGCCTCTTCGTCGTGGCTTTCGCCGTGTTTCCCGTGGCGGCCGCGTTGTTTCGGCAGGCAGGGGTTCCGCATCGGCTGATCCCGCCGGCGATCGCGCTTGGCGCCTTCACTTTCACGATGACGGCCCTGCCGGGCACCCCGGCCATTCAGAATGCCATCCCGATGGCATATTTCGGCACCACGCTGTTTGCGGCGCCGGTTCTCGGCGTCATAGCATCTGCGAGCATCCTGGGCTTTGGCCTGTGGTGGCTGCGCCTGATCGAGGCGCGCGCGCGTCGCGCCGGCGAGGGTTACAGCACCGAGAAGCCCGCAACAGCCGATGATCAACTCGTGCGTGAGCGCGCTGCGAACGCCGACAATTTCGACATCGCCGAACTGCCGCACGGCCATCGCAGCGAGGAATTGCCGTCCTTTGCGCTCTCGGTGGCGCCCATTCTGATCGTGCTCGTGGTCAACCTCCTCATGAGTTTGTTCGTGCTACCACGCGCGTACACCGGGTATCTCGCCGAGCCGCGGTTCGGCGGAACCTCGCTCTCCGCAGTGAGCGGAGCCTGGTCTGTCGTGACGGCGCTCGCAATCGCCTCGCTGATTCTGGCAGTGATCCATCACAAGCGCCTACCGGAGTTGCGCAAGACCCTCGACGCCGGCGCCAACGCCTCGGTGCTGCCGGTGCTCAATACGGCCAGCTTGGTGGGCTTCGGCGCTGTCGTCGCGGCGTTGCCGGCGTTCGCTGTGGTCCGTGACGGTTTCCTTGCGGTGCCCGGCGGGCCGCTCGTGTCGATTGCCGTCGCCGCCAACGTGATGGGTGGTATCACTGGCTCAGCATCAGGCGGATTGGCCATTACGTTAAACTCGTTGGGTGAAACCTATGCCCAACTGGCCGCGAGCATGGGCATTCACCCTGAGTTGATGCATCGCGTGGCCGCCATCAGCTCTGGTGCGCTGGCTATGCTGCCCCACAATGGTGCTGTCGTTACCCTGCTCGCAATCTGCGGGGCCACCCAACGAGGGAGCTATCGCGAGATCATGATGGTGGGACTCGTGGGGCCGTTGATCGCACTGACTGCCGTCATTGCGCTGGGGAAGTTATTCGGGGCATT
- a CDS encoding ferric reductase-like transmembrane domain-containing protein — protein MQLLYSLRGTVWILVYLLFILAPLFALLAGSHAPTRDFWTEFSVALGYSGLAMMGLQFGLTARFRYVTEPWGEDVIYHFHRQISLVAVGLVVAHPVILAVVQPELFALSNMREAPLSAYLAILSIFSVIALVVTALWRVALKLKYETWHLIHIVLAVVAITAGVVHMVGSSFYLVDPWKQSLWIGLTIFWIGLLLYVRIVKPLFMLRRPYRVSETRQERGETTTLVMQPDGHPGFHFSPGQFGWLMVWGSPFKITAHPFSFSSSAAAKGGCVEMSIRNLGDFTKEIPRVPVGKRVYLDGPYGAFTIGNPADMHVLIAGGVGVTPMMSMIRTLADRGDKRPVILLYGSKDWESITFREELELLEARLDVTVVHVLANPPAGWAGEQGFINAEMLKRHLPPPFSDHEYFICGPGVMMDAIERALAEMGVPMSKYHSERYSFV, from the coding sequence ATGCAGCTGCTTTATAGTTTGCGCGGGACCGTTTGGATTCTCGTCTACCTGCTGTTCATTCTCGCTCCCTTGTTCGCGCTCCTGGCTGGTTCGCATGCGCCGACGCGCGATTTCTGGACAGAGTTTTCTGTTGCCCTCGGCTACTCCGGCCTTGCGATGATGGGTCTGCAGTTCGGTCTCACCGCGCGCTTCCGGTACGTCACCGAGCCATGGGGCGAAGACGTCATTTACCATTTTCACCGTCAGATTTCGCTCGTAGCCGTCGGCTTGGTCGTAGCCCATCCGGTCATTCTGGCCGTCGTTCAGCCGGAATTATTCGCGCTGTCCAACATGCGTGAAGCGCCATTGAGTGCCTACCTCGCTATCCTGTCGATTTTCTCAGTGATCGCACTCGTGGTGACAGCCCTTTGGCGCGTGGCGTTGAAGCTGAAGTACGAAACATGGCATCTCATCCATATCGTGCTCGCGGTTGTCGCTATCACCGCGGGAGTCGTGCACATGGTGGGATCAAGTTTCTATCTGGTTGATCCATGGAAACAGTCTCTGTGGATAGGCTTGACGATCTTCTGGATCGGACTGCTGCTCTACGTGCGCATCGTCAAGCCGCTGTTCATGCTTCGCCGTCCGTACCGCGTCTCGGAGACGCGTCAAGAACGCGGCGAAACGACCACGTTGGTGATGCAGCCGGATGGCCACCCGGGATTTCACTTCAGCCCAGGTCAGTTCGGTTGGTTGATGGTCTGGGGGAGTCCCTTCAAGATCACCGCGCATCCGTTCTCATTCTCGTCCAGCGCAGCTGCGAAGGGGGGCTGCGTCGAGATGTCGATCAGGAATCTGGGTGACTTCACCAAAGAGATACCGAGAGTGCCGGTGGGCAAGCGCGTCTACCTCGATGGACCGTACGGTGCGTTCACGATCGGCAACCCGGCGGACATGCACGTATTGATCGCCGGTGGTGTCGGTGTCACGCCGATGATGAGTATGATCCGCACGCTCGCTGACCGCGGCGACAAGCGGCCCGTGATTCTGCTCTACGGCAGCAAGGACTGGGAATCGATTACCTTCCGCGAGGAGTTGGAGCTGCTGGAAGCGCGGCTCGACGTGACGGTCGTGCATGTGCTGGCGAACCCGCCGGCCGGCTGGGCCGGGGAACAAGGGTTCATCAACGCCGAGATGTTGAAGCGTCATCTGCCGCCACCTTTTTCCGATCATGAGTACTTCATCTGCGGGCCCGGTGTCATGATGGATGCAATTGAAAGGGCCCTCGCCGAGATGGGCGTCCCGATGTCGAAGTACCATTCTGAACGCTATAGCTTCGTCTAG
- a CDS encoding cytochrome c oxidase assembly protein has translation MIAYCGPAAVPDDLWTRWNVDPLLIAILAALALAVARSRPSDTRAGWGAIVLMLVIFVSPLCALSSALFSVRVLHHVLLIAAVAPLLALAFPQRRAGTPSLAMLVAAHAVILWLWHTPGPYAWGLASLPAYWLMQASLLGSAWLLWRAILVPAQSGSALVALAATIGQMGLLGALIVFASRPLYPVHFASTAAWGLAPLADQQLAGLLMWVPAMLPYLGAGVWIAWSNLRSSEPAL, from the coding sequence ATGATCGCCTATTGCGGCCCCGCCGCCGTCCCGGACGACCTTTGGACCCGCTGGAATGTCGATCCGCTGCTGATTGCAATACTCGCGGCCTTGGCGCTTGCGGTTGCCCGCAGCCGACCCTCCGACACCCGAGCAGGCTGGGGTGCGATCGTGCTGATGCTCGTTATCTTCGTCTCGCCGCTTTGTGCGTTGTCGTCGGCGTTGTTTTCGGTGCGGGTATTGCACCACGTCTTGTTGATCGCCGCCGTAGCCCCTCTTTTGGCACTGGCGTTTCCGCAACGACGCGCGGGAACGCCGTCACTCGCCATGCTTGTTGCGGCACATGCGGTCATCCTTTGGCTATGGCACACACCGGGACCTTATGCTTGGGGCCTCGCCAGCTTGCCGGCCTATTGGCTGATGCAGGCTTCGCTCCTTGGAAGCGCTTGGCTGTTGTGGCGCGCGATCCTGGTGCCGGCGCAGTCCGGCTCGGCGCTGGTTGCACTCGCTGCAACGATTGGGCAGATGGGCCTTCTCGGCGCGTTGATCGTGTTCGCGTCCAGGCCACTCTATCCCGTGCATTTCGCAAGTACGGCAGCTTGGGGGCTCGCGCCGCTCGCTGATCAGCAACTTGCTGGTTTGCTGATGTGGGTACCGGCGATGCTACCTTATCTAGGCGCGGGGGTCTGGATCGCGTGGTCCAACTTGCGATCGAGCGAACCAGCGCTATGA
- a CDS encoding CopD family protein codes for MKFVHLAAIALWSGGLIVLPFLFWQRRKLEAGLDLDRLHRVARFVYVEMTSPAAFVAIASGTALIFLQTTFVEWFSLKMLLVGAMAMLHVVAGLILPSLFSPKGQFGRFSYVALTSAYIVLITAIIWVVLAKPHIDSNKFAAHLFEPGGLGRWLHQSFGEIRIPTP; via the coding sequence TTGAAGTTCGTCCATCTTGCCGCGATCGCGCTCTGGTCGGGCGGGTTGATCGTCTTGCCGTTTCTTTTCTGGCAACGGAGGAAACTCGAGGCGGGTTTGGATCTCGACCGACTGCACCGGGTAGCTCGGTTCGTCTACGTGGAGATGACTTCCCCCGCCGCCTTCGTCGCCATCGCCAGCGGAACGGCACTCATCTTTTTGCAGACCACCTTTGTGGAATGGTTCTCCCTGAAAATGCTGCTGGTGGGAGCCATGGCGATGCTGCACGTTGTCGCCGGCCTTATTCTCCCGAGCTTGTTCTCGCCTAAGGGCCAGTTCGGTCGATTTTCCTACGTGGCGCTGACGAGCGCCTATATCGTATTGATCACCGCAATTATCTGGGTGGTGCTGGCCAAGCCGCACATTGATTCGAACAAATTCGCTGCACATTTGTTCGAGCCCGGCGGACTCGGGCGTTGGCTGCATCAGTCCTTCGGCGAAATCAGAATCCCCACGCCATGA
- a CDS encoding DUF2231 domain-containing protein encodes MVKQGDPKPQPRSEVQLELLRLDVGSAVALVGHPIHVMMVHFPVAFVIATLGVDILYWWSGDAFWVRVGLWSAGMAFWSGVAASIVGTGELLLVRGIRLLEASWSHAVAAMTLVAIGGANWGLRLIDTAAILPHGLALSALASVMVGFAGWHGGKLVFDHGVGILISPKD; translated from the coding sequence ATGGTAAAGCAAGGCGATCCCAAGCCTCAGCCCCGGAGTGAGGTCCAGCTGGAACTGCTTCGACTCGATGTCGGTTCGGCGGTGGCCCTTGTTGGGCACCCGATTCACGTGATGATGGTGCATTTCCCGGTCGCATTCGTGATCGCGACCCTCGGCGTCGATATATTGTACTGGTGGTCGGGAGACGCCTTCTGGGTGCGGGTCGGACTCTGGTCGGCCGGCATGGCTTTCTGGAGCGGCGTGGCCGCAAGTATCGTCGGCACTGGTGAACTGTTGCTTGTACGCGGGATCCGGCTTCTTGAAGCAAGCTGGTCTCATGCCGTGGCGGCGATGACGCTGGTTGCGATCGGGGGAGCCAACTGGGGTCTGCGCCTGATCGATACCGCGGCGATCTTGCCGCACGGCCTCGCCCTCTCGGCCCTCGCGTCGGTGATGGTGGGCTTCGCCGGCTGGCACGGGGGCAAGCTTGTGTTTGATCATGGCGTGGGGATTCTGATTTCGCCGAAGGACTGA
- the coxB gene encoding cytochrome c oxidase subunit II — MLAVLPGCNGPLSTLDPSGPAGASIATLWWLMLAGAGILFALVMVLFAMVIRRPGWGSNVSPGRWIVLGGLALPAVVLLPLVAYALIAGERLLPLPGLAPPRIEAVGRQWVWTFRYPDHDGVETRNVLHLPAGTPVDILVTSQDVIHAFWIPRFAGKIDAVPGHVNRLRIQADQPGRYAGQCNEFCGLGHAGMRFDVIVHRPEEFSAALARAAASGESERK, encoded by the coding sequence ATGCTCGCAGTGCTTCCCGGCTGCAATGGGCCATTATCGACGCTAGATCCCTCGGGGCCGGCCGGGGCTTCGATCGCCACGCTGTGGTGGTTGATGCTGGCTGGTGCGGGAATTCTCTTCGCGCTGGTGATGGTGCTGTTCGCGATGGTGATCCGGCGTCCGGGCTGGGGCTCGAACGTGTCGCCCGGACGCTGGATCGTGCTCGGCGGGTTGGCTCTGCCGGCCGTCGTCCTGCTGCCACTTGTCGCCTATGCGTTGATTGCCGGTGAGAGGCTCCTGCCGCTGCCTGGACTCGCGCCGCCGCGGATCGAGGCAGTGGGTCGGCAATGGGTCTGGACCTTCCGCTACCCCGATCATGACGGGGTGGAGACTCGAAACGTCTTGCACCTGCCCGCAGGCACTCCGGTCGACATCCTTGTCACCAGCCAGGACGTCATCCACGCCTTCTGGATACCCCGCTTCGCCGGCAAAATCGATGCGGTGCCCGGGCATGTGAACCGCTTGCGCATTCAGGCCGATCAACCGGGCCGCTACGCAGGCCAATGCAACGAATTTTGCGGTCTCGGTCACGCAGGGATGCGGTTCGATGTCATCGTCCATCGCCCGGAGGAATTCTCCGCTGCGCTTGCGCGGGCGGCCGCATCAGGGGAGTCGGAGAGAAAATGA
- the ctaD gene encoding cytochrome c oxidase subunit I, which produces MSEPVEPLSQGTPALRLHRELAAIWATGPGLQRLAAVNHSVIGMRMMITSFTFFAIAGVLGMLTRVQLATPNAAFMDPETYNQVFTMHGSMMLFLFAIPMVESFAVYLTPKILGTRDFAFPRLTAYGYWCYLFGGTILTVSLIAGVAPNSGWFMYTPLSSNVYTPGINADVWLLGVTFVEISALSLAMEIVVSILKVRAPGMSLDRMPIFGWYILVTALMMVVAFPPLILGSILLEIERAFGLPFFDPTRGGDPLLWQHLFWLFGHPDVYIIFLPMAGALSTIIPVFAGRPLVGYRAIVVAIVALAFLSFGIWVHHMFTVGIPHLALAFFSAGSAIVAVPTAVQIFAWLATLAHGKPRWSVPMLYVFGFFFIFVMGGLTGVMLAMVPFDWQAHDTYFVVAHMHYVVAGALAFPMLAAFYYWLPLLTGRTAVHQLSVPAFWLVFVGFNLTFFMMHLTGLLGMPRRIYTYQGNEGWNWLNLLSSIGGFVMTIGFALVVIDLFVQLRYGRRVGRNPWGAATLEWAMSIPPAPYAFASITHLTRSDAITPGNLALSLARGEGYLGFTRNGWQETLGVNMTTGEPEQLIVLPQPTYLPLITALATAATVLTLLFKFYLLALVAALVTAAMFVFSGHRAGLARDFGPIPVGQGVNLPPHTEVAEAPAWLALICTLVADGTLFTSLLFGAFYLWIAAPNWPAAITPEPSRMLALLAVATLAVAAAAARGSLRAVTTGGRAPGWIGLAVLALLAAIAATLGLIVDVAPHPREHALGATAAALLGYVALHAGIGLLFLLSNFLRIGTGFIAPRRVLDLRLTRLWLDYTLVTGVIAMGLVLALPALVMMLGARP; this is translated from the coding sequence ATGAGTGAACCCGTCGAGCCGCTGTCGCAGGGTACTCCGGCGCTGCGGTTGCACCGCGAACTCGCCGCGATCTGGGCCACCGGACCGGGGTTACAACGCCTCGCGGCGGTCAACCATTCCGTGATCGGGATGCGCATGATGATCACGTCCTTCACGTTCTTCGCCATCGCCGGTGTGCTCGGCATGCTGACCCGCGTTCAGCTCGCGACGCCCAACGCCGCCTTCATGGATCCGGAGACCTACAACCAGGTCTTCACCATGCACGGGTCGATGATGTTGTTCCTTTTCGCCATCCCGATGGTGGAAAGTTTTGCGGTCTATTTGACCCCGAAGATTCTCGGCACGCGCGATTTCGCCTTTCCCAGGCTCACCGCCTATGGCTACTGGTGCTATCTGTTCGGCGGCACGATCCTGACCGTGTCCTTGATCGCGGGGGTTGCGCCCAATAGCGGATGGTTCATGTACACGCCGCTGAGCTCCAATGTGTATACCCCGGGTATTAACGCCGACGTCTGGCTTCTCGGCGTGACCTTCGTCGAGATATCGGCGCTGTCGCTGGCCATGGAGATCGTCGTCTCGATCCTGAAGGTACGTGCGCCCGGCATGTCGCTCGACCGGATGCCGATCTTCGGCTGGTACATCCTGGTCACCGCGCTGATGATGGTGGTGGCTTTTCCGCCGCTCATCCTCGGCTCAATCCTGCTTGAGATCGAGCGTGCTTTCGGCCTGCCGTTCTTCGACCCCACCCGAGGCGGCGACCCTCTGCTCTGGCAGCACTTGTTCTGGCTGTTCGGTCATCCGGACGTTTACATCATCTTCCTGCCTATGGCCGGCGCTCTGTCGACGATCATTCCGGTATTCGCCGGTCGTCCGCTTGTCGGCTACCGGGCGATCGTCGTCGCGATTGTGGCACTCGCATTCCTGAGTTTCGGCATTTGGGTGCACCACATGTTTACCGTGGGTATCCCGCATCTTGCGCTCGCCTTCTTCTCCGCAGGCTCGGCGATCGTTGCCGTACCGACGGCAGTACAGATATTCGCCTGGCTTGCCACGCTGGCACACGGCAAGCCACGCTGGAGCGTGCCGATGCTTTACGTTTTCGGCTTCTTCTTCATCTTCGTGATGGGCGGACTGACTGGCGTCATGCTCGCCATGGTGCCGTTCGATTGGCAGGCCCATGACACCTATTTTGTCGTTGCCCACATGCACTATGTGGTGGCTGGCGCCCTCGCTTTCCCTATGCTGGCGGCATTCTACTACTGGCTGCCATTGTTGACAGGGCGCACCGCCGTGCACCAGCTGTCGGTACCGGCCTTCTGGCTGGTCTTCGTCGGCTTTAACCTTACTTTCTTCATGATGCACCTGACCGGTCTGCTCGGCATGCCCCGCCGTATCTATACCTATCAGGGCAATGAAGGCTGGAACTGGCTCAACCTGCTATCCTCGATTGGCGGTTTCGTCATGACGATTGGTTTCGCGCTGGTGGTGATCGACCTTTTCGTGCAACTCCGTTACGGGCGACGTGTCGGGCGCAATCCTTGGGGCGCGGCGACACTGGAATGGGCGATGTCGATCCCGCCTGCACCGTATGCCTTCGCCTCGATCACGCATCTAACACGGTCCGACGCGATCACTCCCGGCAATCTTGCACTGTCACTCGCGCGAGGCGAAGGCTATCTCGGCTTCACGCGTAACGGCTGGCAGGAGACGCTGGGCGTAAACATGACGACCGGCGAGCCCGAACAACTGATCGTGCTGCCGCAACCGACGTACCTGCCGCTCATTACCGCGCTCGCGACCGCGGCGACGGTCCTGACGCTTTTGTTTAAATTCTACCTGCTGGCTCTTGTCGCGGCGCTAGTGACCGCCGCCATGTTCGTGTTCTCCGGGCACCGTGCCGGTCTCGCGCGCGACTTTGGTCCTATACCGGTCGGTCAAGGCGTCAACTTGCCGCCTCATACCGAGGTTGCCGAAGCGCCGGCGTGGCTGGCTCTCATCTGCACGCTGGTCGCCGACGGCACTCTGTTCACGTCGTTGCTGTTCGGAGCCTTCTATCTTTGGATCGCAGCGCCGAATTGGCCCGCGGCGATCACACCCGAACCGAGCCGCATGCTCGCCCTTCTCGCCGTCGCGACTCTTGCCGTAGCTGCCGCGGCGGCACGCGGATCTCTGCGAGCGGTCACCACCGGTGGCAGGGCGCCTGGCTGGATTGGTCTCGCCGTGCTGGCGCTTCTTGCGGCCATCGCCGCCACCCTCGGGTTAATTGTCGATGTCGCGCCGCATCCGCGCGAGCATGCGCTCGGCGCGACCGCGGCGGCACTGCTCGGCTATGTGGCTCTCCACGCCGGTATCGGCCTCCTCTTTCTCCTGAGCAACTTCCTGCGCATCGGTACCGGCTTCATTGCGCCCCGGCGGGTACTGGATCTGCGCCTCACGCGATTATGGCTCGACTACACGCTGGTCACGGGAGTCATTGCAATGGGCCTTGTTCTGGCTCTGCCCGCGCTCGTGATGATGCTGGGGGCTCGGCCGTGA
- a CDS encoding RluA family pseudouridine synthase encodes MDHDTSTGGHSTGAQRLEVTVGGDEGSTRLDRVLAVLRPELSRSRLKALILAGSVTARGTPVRDPAYHVTTGDTITIDVPEAVAPEPKGEDIALDIVYEDDDIIVIDKPKGLVVHPAAGHESGTLVNALIAHCGASLSGIGGVRRPGIVHRLDKDTTGLMVVAKNDHAHQSLTAQFADHGRTGPMQRGYMAFIWGAPGRPHGTVNAPIDRHPYAREKMAVREGGREAVTHWELQASYHGRDGKPVASLLACQLETGRTHQIRVHLSHIDHPLMGDAVYGSHFKTKAGHLGLKAQAALSALGRQALHAYLLALEHPRTGELLHWEAALPEDLLLLRSALEAAL; translated from the coding sequence TTGGATCACGACACTTCAACGGGCGGACATTCAACGGGTGCACAGCGGCTGGAGGTCACCGTCGGCGGTGACGAGGGCTCGACCCGTCTCGACCGTGTGCTCGCGGTGCTCCGCCCGGAACTGTCGCGCTCGCGGCTGAAGGCGCTGATCCTGGCCGGTTCCGTCACCGCCAGGGGCACCCCCGTCCGCGACCCCGCTTATCATGTCACCACAGGCGATACGATCACAATCGACGTCCCGGAGGCGGTGGCGCCGGAGCCGAAGGGCGAGGATATCGCGCTCGATATCGTCTACGAGGACGACGACATCATCGTCATCGACAAGCCCAAGGGTCTGGTCGTGCACCCGGCCGCCGGCCATGAGAGCGGCACGCTGGTGAACGCGCTGATTGCCCATTGCGGCGCAAGCCTCTCGGGGATTGGCGGTGTCCGCCGCCCCGGCATCGTGCACCGGCTGGACAAGGACACCACCGGGCTGATGGTGGTCGCCAAGAACGACCACGCCCACCAATCGCTGACGGCGCAGTTCGCCGACCATGGCCGCACCGGGCCGATGCAGCGCGGCTACATGGCCTTCATCTGGGGCGCGCCCGGCCGCCCGCACGGCACGGTCAACGCGCCGATCGACCGCCACCCCTATGCCCGCGAAAAGATGGCGGTGCGCGAGGGTGGGCGCGAAGCGGTGACCCATTGGGAATTGCAGGCCAGTTATCATGGCCGCGACGGCAAACCGGTCGCCTCGCTGCTGGCCTGCCAGCTCGAAACCGGGCGGACCCACCAGATCCGGGTGCATCTGTCCCATATCGACCACCCCCTGATGGGCGATGCCGTCTACGGCTCCCACTTCAAGACCAAGGCCGGCCACCTCGGCCTCAAGGCCCAGGCCGCGCTCTCTGCCTTGGGCCGGCAGGCCCTGCACGCCTATCTGCTGGCTTTGGAGCACCCCCGGACCGGGGAACTTTTGCACTGGGAAGCGGCTTTGCCGGAGGATTTGCTTCTCCTGAGGAGCGCTTTGGAAGCGGCGCTATGA
- the rpoH gene encoding RNA polymerase sigma factor RpoH — MARTATLPVLNGEHGLSRYLAEIRKFPMLEPQQEYMFAKRWREHDDRDAAHHLVTSHLRLVAKIAMGYRGYGLPISEVVSEGNVGLMQAVKRFEPEKGFRLATYAMWWIKASIQEYILRSWSLVKMGTTANQKKLFFNLRKAKSKISALDEGDLRPDQVKIIAKRLGVTAQDVIDMNRRLGGDASLNAPIRDDGEAGEWQDWLVDNSPNQEAVMAEHEEFDHRRQALNGAIGVLNPRERRIFEARRLAEDPMTLEDLAAEFGVSRERVRQIEVRAFEKVQSAVKGTIAKAEAAVLEAAL, encoded by the coding sequence ATGGCCCGTACAGCTACGTTACCGGTTCTCAATGGAGAACACGGTCTTTCCCGTTACCTCGCCGAGATCCGCAAGTTTCCGATGCTGGAACCCCAGCAGGAATACATGTTCGCCAAGCGTTGGCGCGAACACGACGATCGCGACGCGGCACATCACCTTGTTACCAGCCATCTCCGGCTCGTCGCCAAGATCGCCATGGGCTATCGCGGCTACGGCTTGCCGATTTCCGAGGTCGTCTCGGAAGGCAACGTCGGCCTGATGCAGGCGGTCAAGCGGTTCGAACCCGAAAAGGGCTTCCGACTCGCTACCTACGCCATGTGGTGGATCAAGGCGTCGATACAAGAGTACATCCTGCGTTCCTGGTCGCTCGTGAAAATGGGCACCACCGCGAACCAGAAGAAGCTGTTCTTCAACCTGCGCAAGGCGAAGAGCAAGATCTCGGCTTTGGACGAAGGCGATCTCCGCCCCGACCAGGTCAAGATCATTGCCAAGCGCCTCGGCGTCACGGCCCAGGACGTGATCGACATGAACCGCCGCCTCGGTGGCGACGCGTCGCTCAACGCACCGATCCGCGACGACGGCGAGGCTGGCGAATGGCAGGACTGGCTGGTCGATAACTCGCCCAACCAGGAAGCCGTGATGGCCGAGCACGAAGAGTTCGATCACCGCCGGCAGGCGCTGAACGGCGCCATCGGTGTCCTCAACCCGCGCGAACGCCGCATCTTCGAAGCGCGGCGTCTGGCGGAAGACCCGATGACGCTGGAAGATCTCGCCGCCGAATTCGGCGTCAGCCGCGAACGCGTGCGGCAGATCGAGGTGCGGGCTTTCGAGAAGGTGCAGTCGGCCGTCAAGGGCACGATCGCG